TTCAAACCAGTCTATAAATTACCTTATATAGTTCATGCCAGGGTACTATGCAGGCTAAAATTGTACCAAACTGCTGTAGTTTTGTGTCTCACCGGAGCATCAGTTGCAACACAAGctgatcttttttttcctttaactGTTTGTACAGTTTCCCTAACAATGCTCAGTATCATGGGCGAATTTTTCCGCAAATTAATTGGAATTCTATATGTTAATCCCGCAACAGATGAAGTACGAATTGctcatttaaatttttgggGAAACCGAAAAGAAATTATAAGGTCCATCAACGATATCGTTCCTCCGTCTGATATCGGTGAAAATATATCTGATGCCTTcgtaaaattaaaatttgttgACAAATCGACCCCTAATTTGTACTTGAGTGTAAAATACGGTCGAATTCTAGACAAAGATTTGTTTCAGCGTGTTATCGGTGAGGACATGAATAGGCAGTGATATCTATCAAATAAACAATTGTGTAGGCTATCGATTCGGTCCATTTGTAAAACTTTTTCccaattctgtcaaaattcaaaaactgAATTTCAACTTAAAATGTACATTGTACACAAAGAAATAGGCaatgtatttttttcctttttatatCAATTCAcattgctgctgctgttgttgcgtCACGTGACTCGGAGGAGGGTGAGGCAGGTGAGCCGGAACTTTTTCCGGTACTACCACCCCGGCAAAAAAGGCCAAAGCCACGCCCGACGGAaggatattcaagaaaaaaaaaaactttttttaacAAACTTCACCACAGAAATAATTgagtaaaggaaaaaaaaaatcgaaataaaaaCGGTTGTAAGTTGACAGTCCTTagctctcggattttttcgcTGATGATTTTATCGTGAGTTTGGGCCCAACAAAATATGTAGGGAggaattgaaaagaaactgGGCTATTAACGGAGGGAGATGGAGTCGTCTGGTGGCAAAGTCGCAACAGGATTCGCATCACAATGCATCAAACTCTTTGCTGCTTCCTTAACTGTGTTTAGACTTTAGAGAGATGAGGTCGCCTTCAATTTtcgtcgtttttctttttcttttttttttttccaacgcAACTTTGTTTCGCTCCATTGTTCCACTGAGATATACATACGgtttaaacacacacacacacacacccaatCAGAACGTTAGCCATCGATGTTAATTTCTTTTCCCCATTATCGCTCACAAGTCGCCGATTTTTTCTCTGGTTTTGTCTTCATTCCCTTCGTGCATTTAGCTTTGTCAATGAACGCGTGTCTCAAGGCTAGGCTAGTTGAGATCTCGATCTTCGAGAAATCTGTACTCGAACGTGAAGCCTTCCTTCTTTCTCTGGCCCCACTTTTCGTAGTCAAAGTAGATATAAGTGCCCTGTAATCAACagaaaacaatcaaatgaTAAAGAATAGCCGTATATGCAGGATCATcgatgaaatgaaaatgaaataccTGTTCATACTCCTCGGTAATAGTCTTAGGTTCTTCGTGCCTTTGGAACCACATcatgtatttggtatgaaacCTCCAGGATTGCTTCTTCAGTGCCTTAGCGGCCAGGTATTGGGCTTTAGTCCCTTCCAGGtagtaaaaaatgaagaagagcGTCTCCGTCGAGAGCCGATGGAAAAAATCCAGCGAATCAGAAGCCAAGGGTACCGATTGTGGATAGTAAGGTGGCGTCATGTAAGGTGATCTCGGGAGGTAATGCCGCAAACGTTCGGAGTCTGATGGGTGCGGCATGTGATAAAATGCGGCTTCCAGCGACTGGTGCTGAATCTGAAAATCGCACAAAGAAGCACTCTTTAATTCGGATCGATCTTGGTGGCATTGATGAGATCCATTAAGGAAATAGGCGCACCTGCTGTTCTTTACTGAGCGCCACTGGGCCGAGTGGGGCGACACCGAGCAAAGGCGGAATGTGAGCTTCGCCTGTGGGCGCGGGCGGCTGCGGAACTAGGCTGCTGGGCACAGAAAGCTGTCCAGAAGTTGTCCCTACTGTTCTACCACTACCAACAACACCagggttgttgttgttgttattattggTGTTATTTTCCGAGTAAAGAAGGTTTGCCGTTGGATCACTGGTTGGAGCGGCTGGCTGGATGACCTGCTGGTCCACCGCATGCTGCGCCATAGCTCGCAATGAGATAGACTCGGCTCCTGATTTGTTCGAGGGGCCGTTGACTAAGGGTAGGGAAGATGTGGCAGCAGAACTAGAAGGTGGCGTGGCAGCAGAAGGAAGAGGGGACGGTGCGGTGCTAATTGACGATGCCACTGTTCCAGTCGAATCGACCGAAGTAGACGAAATCAACTTGGACGGGACCACGACAGGAACCGCCGTCGGTTGCTGCTGTTGGGGTTGTGGTGGCGCAGGAGCTTGCGCCGTAGATGTCACCGCTGGTGATTGTTGCTGCGAGATGGGTGACGAATCGGCGTGGCCTGAACTGTTATTGGAATTGCCGAGCGATAGAGACTGGATACCATCTTCTCTTGTCACGACGCTGTAAgctgtcaaaacaaaaaacaatagtggtcttaaaagaaaaaaattttataacgACGTTTTGCTTTTTCCTTACCTAATGCAGCGCCATTCACTTGAGGGGTCGAGGGTGTCGAAATGTGGTTGGACATTGTCGATCCTGAACTCGGTGAGCTGTTGTTCGGTGTCGAATGAGATACTGGAGGCGTGTCCAAACCGGTTAATAACACTTTAACATAGGCAGGCTAAATTTCATCATTCTAACCTGCCGCTGCCGAGGATTTGATTGGTGTGGTAAGGACAGTTTTCGTCGGCGCTTTGATAGGGGCAGGTTTAACAGGTGCAACCTGTGAGGGCGTTTTGGGTGGATGTGAATCATCCGTAGAAGACCGATGCGTCCGTTTCTGTCTCTCGTCCGCATCATTTGGGGTTGTTGCTGGTGCCCCCGTCCCCGTACTAGATGGAGTAGTATTGGTTCCTGAGCCTTGGTGGTTCATGGCAGGAGATGACGTTGGTGATGGAGCAGTACCTGGTGAAGAAGGACTGCCTTCTTCGTGACTTCCatcacctaaaaaaaaaaataaataaaaacgacgttGTCTGGTAAATTACTAAACTTCAGATATGCTCCACTTTAGGTTCATTAAAGAACAGCCAATGTGAAAAAGACACAAAAGTAGACCAAAAATTACCTCCAACTGTACCGACAACATCCGCAAATTCGTCCAAGAAATTGATATCATCATAAAGGTACGTATTCTCTTCGAAATCCGGGTCCGTCGAGGCAGCTTCAATGTAATACTCAATGTCATCCTTGATTTTCTTGATCTATATGAATGCAAAAGTGAAACTTTTAACTATTAGGATCACTAACTGATTAAAATGTTTATGAAATTTACCTGGCTGACTTCAACTGTCAAATTGTCTAGCATTCGCAATAGAGTTTCCAGTTTGCGTATGTGAAATCGATGCCTTTCCAGAAATTCCTTAAGCTTGTCTAATCGTTCTTGCTTGTCTTTGtccaattttttcttcttggctgCTAACAGAGACTCAATCTCACATTCAAACTGGTCAATCTGTTATGAAAACACAAGCATGTTAGAAACAAAGAAAGCTACTACCAAATCTTCTTATTACTTGAATGTTGAGGTTTTCGATGGAAGTATTAAGCCACTGACTAAtgtcttctctttctttctggGCAGGATCCAATTTTTGAGCTGCACCCAGGCCTTCCTTGGAATATGCTTTCGTCTTTGTTTCTCGTTCAACAATTTTGAACCTCTCCATTTGCTAAATGAAACATCTGGATTGAAGATCTTGCTATCAGAATCAGTGGAAAAGACTTACAGTTTCAATGAGCTTTCTGTTTTCCACAAGCTGGCTTTTGTCTTTGATCTCAGCAGACTGGATCCAGGATTTGATCTGGTCTCGAAGCCTTTGAAGCTTTTTGATCTCCTTCTTAAGATCAGTttcatacttttctttttgattgcTATTTGCTGCATTGTGAACCTTTTGCCAAATGTCCTCAAATAGCTCAACACCTTCTGTTACTTTTTTCAAACAGCGGTCAATTTCACCTGAAGAAGAGAACATGTAAACAAGTCATAAGTAAAGGTCTATGATTGTTAATAAAAAGTTCTGAGGTAAAAGTCGAGAGTTTTCATTcgctgaagaaaaaaacaccaTATCTGTGCGTTTGTTTTGATATGACGGTAAAATAACCGCCAAACAAGGGATAAAACAGACGTCTAAAAACGTCGGATGAGTTTCTTATTGTACTAGTATGTCCAGATGAATCAACAACCGATAGTTACCTTGCAATTTTCTCGTTGCTGCCATAACTATCTGACCACAACCAAGAATTCAACATACATATTTTCACCAGCTCCGTAACAATTTGCAAAGGACAAAGCGATCCGTTTGCgatatttttcctttcaacGACGACAGCGTTGTTGTATAGTGCTTTAAACGCTTACCCAAGATGTCTGCCGTCCGCTTGCCAGAAAAATCGGCCGAATGGCGCTGTTAACAGCGCCTTTCCTCTGCAATTTTGAAACCCATTTTTACGTGCATGAACTGGATTCGGTACATTCATTGGAATGATaacgtttttctttagttttacTTGATGTAAAAGAGTTTTTTAAACAAGTTTAATACATAATGGTCTTCAGTGTTAATATTAGACTGTTACAAAAGGTAATATAAgtcaaaaaatcaaaaaataacgGTTGTTGGAGTAATCATGGCCTTCTAGGGTTCACTGCATGTTTTGTTTGCCTGCTTTTGTTTATATTCTCGCTCTATGTATCGCGACAACGACATGGCATACAACATTGTTGAAGGTGATCCCTGTCTTCGCGTGAGAATTTTTCATAACACCAGCAGGTCACCTAAATACTAAGCATGGTTGATCGATAGATCAACACTTATTGTTGTGCTAGGCATTTCGATTTTTCAGACAAACTTCTTCCATTCAATTTCGTAAAATTCTTTAGCATGACAGTTGTTGGAAACATATTTCTCCAAtggacatttaaaaaaaatgaaatgactCGAATTGTCAGATTAATTCCAAGTACCATTACTATATTACAGGAGGCGTGTTCCAGAGTGTAACAGCTACCTTAACTCGGAACGGTTCCCAGTGCGCTTGGTGAAAAGGGATCATTACTGCGTGAAAAGTGTGTCGCGATTGACGGGCTCTGCTATTCGCTCTCTTTAGTTGATCTTTAAAGCTATACATATTATGGCCAGTCAAGCTGCTGCAATTTTACGCGTTATTGAACGCAAACGTCAAGAAAAACAGCGGGCTACCTTAGCAAAAATCCAACATATTCCACAAAATACCACTCTGCACGTTTATTCGGATCGCCTCACGCATCAGGTTTGAATTGTTTCTATTTCCGAAATTATCATTAATACACGTTAATCCATGTTAGTCAAATTGGGCATGCGCTAAGAAATGAAACGCGATGATTTTACACAAAGAAGCGCTCGATTTTCATGAAAATACGCGATATGATTTATCGATAAACCTCTTAAAGAAATCGCAGGCGCCCATGTACTTTACTATCATCAAGTTATTTCTGGCTTGTCTTAAAGCAACAGAATAGAATCTGTTCACGGAAACCCATCGTTGAAAACTCGAAATAACTTCCTTTTTTATTCACTGCTTATCTGTGTATACGTTCCCGCCCGCAATGACGTGATCACAGGAAGGATCGATGCCAGATGTGCGAATTCACGACACCAGATGGCCACATTGAGACATCGACTGTTGTGTTGTCGCGATCAAGCTCAGCTCTTCATTCCAGTTTTGTAGTGTGTAGAACTGATGTGTTTTCAGGAGTTTGTTTGTCTTTCCTCCCAAAACTACCCAAATTCATTGAAGCTTGTTGGCCGAGacttcaaaattttaaaggGACCATGGCATCTGGAGTTCACGCTGTCGCACTCCGGCTTAAACaggcaaaaaagaagaaattgttgCTGgatcagcaacagcaacagctgGGCTTGAAGCCACCATTGGATAGAGTAACAAGCGTCCGCATCGTCGAACCTAACAGATCGGTATATggaaaattgaatttctttcaCTGCCGTACCTCGACACAAATTATAGGTCATTCGAAAAGCCTCGTGTAACATCCCACATTTCCCAATAAAACCTGCAATAATGTCGCGTCCCATTCGCATGTGGGGACTCTCCTCTCCTCCCAGCATCGTCATCCATGCCCATCACGTTATCGATCGAGGCTTGattgaataaaaaatgaacttctTCCCTTCTCGATCCAAGGTAAAAAGACAAAGTATCGATCGTTAACCACCTATTCGAAGAATCTATACATCGGATTAGCAGTTTGAGAACTAGCCATGTTAGCTGTTGCAATCACCTCAGTGGGTTACCGAGGTTACGGAAGATTacaagagttttctttcctttttttttgacagCCTCGCAGATCGTGTCAAGGATGGGATGTTACTTCCGATGTGTCGGGAACGGAAGGAAGGGCGAGCAATGTGGATCACCGACAGATGGCCGATAAAGCCTACCAAAAGTGGCGAAATAAGCAAAAAATCGCAACTTCACTTAATGCTACAGTGTTTCGGAAAAGCTATATTGCTGCAGGACAATCAAATAATTTCGATACGCTTTTATGGTTCGGTTTAACCGTTCTGTTAACGGGCACCATAGTTAGCTTCGTCGGGCTTGGTGAAAAGGGTTTCCGGACCAGCTATTTACGTCTCATGGGTCCCATCTTATGTGGTACTGGTTTGGCAGTTGTTATCATTCGTATCGGAATTTGTTGCGTTAACGGAAGAAAAAAGGCTACCACCCAATTTTATATTAGAGACCAATTAGCAAAAGTGGTCACTGTCCAGCAGGCTGTTGCCGTCCGTTCTATTCAGTACAAGTCTGCTGAGGGACCCCCAGGAATTCCGTCCATACGGATTGATCCAAGTAAGTAAATCCTTTAGATAAATGATATTCTGTTCCCAAAACCTGCTTAATGTGCTTTTTGATTGGGTAGGTTGCGATTCTGGTATGATGAAAAGTAGTGTTACAGCTGGCACAGACTTATCACCAGAGGGAAGTCCGGTGTTATCGGGAGAAAATGTTCCCTTGATCGATATTGAATCGGCCGAACATACCTCTACTAGGAATATGACGATAGCCGTAATTGAAAGCGAGTGTATATCCAAGCCAGCCGATGCAAGCCGTCCAGTAGACTTCACCGGAAATTGGAGAAAATTGCGGGATGCTTCGAACTCGGAGTTGGCGCTGAATCCTTCGTCCCTAGCTACGcatgaaaataaaagctaATCATTAATTTAACCGCACGAAAAATTGCCAACCGGTCACtgaaaaatcataatttttatGGTTATGCACACGTGTGGGGTTGACTGTTTGTTAAAACTCATAACCACAAGAATCTCGCTTATCATACTCACCTTATATGTCGTTTGATGTTTTGCATTCAAGTCAATTACTTAATGTGCATCCATAAATGCCAAAGAAATGTTCTTTTCGTACTTACAAATGCCGAGTTTCGcagaaacattttttaatgtgtgtatgcttatttttattttccagcaCCATAAGACAACTAAAGTAATAAGAAAAGCAAGGTCATTGTTATGGAATGATGGGTTGATAACAAACCTGTTGAGCAATGACTAATAAGGCACAGAAGAGGGCAGCATATAATATAGGTCTACTTGTAACCATAAAAGGTGACAAACAACTAAGGGTCTGGTCCAGGTAACCATGGCAGTTATTCTTTCGTAATGGGTCCACCTTTAGCCTGCCAATCCAGAAAGCTTCCCTTGTAGATCCTATAGATGATGAATTCTTTATAGATAGCCCTAAGTGGTTATAGTTTACAAAGACTTTTACCTCAATGTGGTATATCCAAGCTTTTCAAGA
This sequence is a window from Daphnia magna isolate NIES linkage group LG7, ASM2063170v1.1, whole genome shotgun sequence. Protein-coding genes within it:
- the LOC116927424 gene encoding CCR4-NOT transcription complex subunit 3 isoform X2 → MAATRKLQGEIDRCLKKVTEGVELFEDIWQKVHNAANSNQKEKYETDLKKEIKKLQRLRDQIKSWIQSAEIKDKSQLVENRKLIETQMERFKIVERETKTKAYSKEGLGAAQKLDPAQKEREDISQWLNTSIENLNIQIDQFECEIESLLAAKKKKLDKDKQERLDKLKEFLERHRFHIRKLETLLRMLDNLTVEVSQIKKIKDDIEYYIEAASTDPDFEENTYLYDDINFLDEFADVVGDGSHEEGSPSSPGTAPSPTSSPAMNHQGSGTNTTPSSTGTGAPATTPNDADERQKRTHRSSTDDSHPPKTPSQVAPVKPAPIKAPTKTVLTTPIKSSAAAVSHSTPNNSSPSSGSTMSNHISTPSTPQVNGAALAYSVVTREDGIQSLSLGNSNNSSGHADSSPISQQQSPAVTSTAQAPAPPQPQQQQPTAVPVVVPSKLISSTSVDSTGTVASSISTAPSPLPSAATPPSSSAATSSLPLVNGPSNKSGAESISLRAMAQHAVDQQVIQPAAPTSDPTANLLYSENNTNNNNNNNPGVVGSGRTVGTTSGQLSVPSSLVPQPPAPTGEAHIPPLLGVAPLGPVALSKEQQIQHQSLEAAFYHMPHPSDSERLRHYLPRSPYMTPPYYPQSVPLASDSLDFFHRLSTETLFFIFYYLEGTKAQYLAAKALKKQSWRFHTKYMMWFQRHEEPKTITEEYEQGTYIYFDYEKWGQRKKEGFTFEYRFLEDRDLN
- the LOC116927426 gene encoding uncharacterized protein LOC116927426 isoform X2, whose amino-acid sequence is MASQAAAILRVIERKRQEKQRATLAKIQHIPQNTTLHVYSDRLTHQPRRSCQGWDVTSDVSGTEGRASNVDHRQMADKAYQKWRNKQKIATSLNATVFRKSYIAAGQSNNFDTLLWFGLTVLLTGTIVSFVGLGEKGFRTSYLRLMGPILCGTGLAVVIIRIGICCVNGRKKATTQFYIRDQLAKVVTVQQAVAVRSIQYKSAEGPPGIPSIRIDPSCDSGMMKSSVTAGTDLSPEGSPVLSGENVPLIDIESAEHTSTRNMTIAVIESECISKPADASRPVDFTGNWRKLRDASNSELALNPSSLATHENKS
- the LOC116927424 gene encoding CCR4-NOT transcription complex subunit 3 isoform X1; the protein is MAATRKLQGEIDRCLKKVTEGVELFEDIWQKVHNAANSNQKEKYETDLKKEIKKLQRLRDQIKSWIQSAEIKDKSQLVENRKLIETQMERFKIVERETKTKAYSKEGLGAAQKLDPAQKEREDISQWLNTSIENLNIQIDQFECEIESLLAAKKKKLDKDKQERLDKLKEFLERHRFHIRKLETLLRMLDNLTVEVSQIKKIKDDIEYYIEAASTDPDFEENTYLYDDINFLDEFADVVGTVGGDGSHEEGSPSSPGTAPSPTSSPAMNHQGSGTNTTPSSTGTGAPATTPNDADERQKRTHRSSTDDSHPPKTPSQVAPVKPAPIKAPTKTVLTTPIKSSAAAVSHSTPNNSSPSSGSTMSNHISTPSTPQVNGAALAYSVVTREDGIQSLSLGNSNNSSGHADSSPISQQQSPAVTSTAQAPAPPQPQQQQPTAVPVVVPSKLISSTSVDSTGTVASSISTAPSPLPSAATPPSSSAATSSLPLVNGPSNKSGAESISLRAMAQHAVDQQVIQPAAPTSDPTANLLYSENNTNNNNNNNPGVVGSGRTVGTTSGQLSVPSSLVPQPPAPTGEAHIPPLLGVAPLGPVALSKEQQIQHQSLEAAFYHMPHPSDSERLRHYLPRSPYMTPPYYPQSVPLASDSLDFFHRLSTETLFFIFYYLEGTKAQYLAAKALKKQSWRFHTKYMMWFQRHEEPKTITEEYEQGTYIYFDYEKWGQRKKEGFTFEYRFLEDRDLN
- the LOC116927428 gene encoding transmembrane protein 186, yielding MSVIRGNSLLALVHRTARNQTLFRHVTHTAQYSTSQPTTRTSEELKNFKPVYKLPYIVHARVLCRLKLYQTAVVLCLTGASVATQADLFFPLTVCTVSLTMLSIMGEFFRKLIGILYVNPATDEVRIAHLNFWGNRKEIIRSINDIVPPSDIGENISDAFVKLKFVDKSTPNLYLSVKYGRILDKDLFQRVIGEDMNRQ
- the LOC116927426 gene encoding uncharacterized protein LOC116927426 isoform X3 gives rise to the protein MNFFPSRSKPRRSCQGWDVTSDVSGTEGRASNVDHRQMADKAYQKWRNKQKIATSLNATVFRKSYIAAGQSNNFDTLLWFGLTVLLTGTIVSFVGLGEKGFRTSYLRLMGPILCGTGLAVVIIRIGICCVNGRKKATTQFYIRDQLAKVVTVQQAVAVRSIQYKSAEGPPGIPSIRIDPSCDSGMMKSSVTAGTDLSPEGSPVLSGENVPLIDIESAEHTSTRNMTIAVIESECISKPADASRPVDFTGNWRKLRDASNSELALNPSSLATHENKS
- the LOC116927426 gene encoding uncharacterized protein LOC116927426 isoform X1, which codes for MASGVHAVALRLKQAKKKKLLLDQQQQQLGLKPPLDRVTSVRIVEPNRSPRRSCQGWDVTSDVSGTEGRASNVDHRQMADKAYQKWRNKQKIATSLNATVFRKSYIAAGQSNNFDTLLWFGLTVLLTGTIVSFVGLGEKGFRTSYLRLMGPILCGTGLAVVIIRIGICCVNGRKKATTQFYIRDQLAKVVTVQQAVAVRSIQYKSAEGPPGIPSIRIDPSCDSGMMKSSVTAGTDLSPEGSPVLSGENVPLIDIESAEHTSTRNMTIAVIESECISKPADASRPVDFTGNWRKLRDASNSELALNPSSLATHENKS